One window of the Zea mays cultivar B73 chromosome 3, Zm-B73-REFERENCE-NAM-5.0, whole genome shotgun sequence genome contains the following:
- the LOC100856949 gene encoding uncharacterized protein LOC100856949 has product MEGADGKQESETTSIIKVPKEPAIIINGVPDFPFDCTTGSQSAVKNDAESHVDPRFGEWLEGRKVRKLFGDTYFVGKVAKYDIESNWYTVIYDDGDQEDLEWRELEKVLLPLDITVPLKTLVIDKCKLKGSVSDSKPKVGRPRKIYATVDDSMEKTSHIVTLSQGNDTNNKMAIVRVDGLQASNQPRKRGRPRKDTSLSADKQPKKRGRPPKNRNAPGNSQGAEDTPGSVALVPVQDDTQESSRKQNSTLIRNAMTARAERLKRENLRVQSRRSRTRLS; this is encoded by the coding sequence ATGGAGGGGGCTGATGGCAAGCAAGAGTCAGAAACTACATCTATAATCAAAGTTCCTAAAGAGCCTGCCATCATTATCAATGGCGTTCCAGATTTTCCTTTTGATTGCACAACTGGTTCTCAATCTGCAGTAAAAAATGACGCAGAATCTCATGTTGATCCTCGTTTTGGTGAATGGTTAGAAGGGAGGAAAGTGCGTAAGCTTTTTGGAGACACATATTTCGTCGGGAAAGTGGCCAAGTATGACATTGAAAGCAACTGGTACACCGTCATTTATGATGATGGAGACCAGGAAGATCTTGAATGGCGTGAACTTGAGAAAGTTCTACTGCCATTGGACATAACTGTTCCACTTAAAACACTTGTTATCGACAAGTGCAAACTTAAGGGATCAGTTTCTGACTCCAAACCAAAGGTGGGTAGACCAAGGAAAATATATGCTACAGTGGATGACAGTATGGAGAAAACATCACATATAGTTACACTATCCCAGGGAAATGATACAAACAATAAGATGGCGATAGTTAGAGTGGACGGCTTGCAGGCTAGTAATCAACCTAGGAAGAGGGGCAGGCCTCGAAAAGATACATCTTTATCTGCTGATAAGCAGCCTAAAAAAAGAGGCAGGCCTCCAAAGAACAGGAATGCACCTGGAAATTCTCAGGGCGCTGAAGACACACCAGGTTCTGTGGCACTTGTGCCAGTGCAAGATGATACACAAGAATCTTCTAGGAAACAGAATAGCACCCTTATTCGCAATGCAATGACAGCTCGGGCAGAAAGACTGAAAAGAGAAAATTTGCGTGTTCAAAGCAGGAGATCTAGAACTCGGTTATCCTAG
- the LOC778438 gene encoding Putative respiratory burst oxidase homolog protein H (The RefSeq protein has 4 substitutions compared to this genomic sequence): MAGYGDRRSPPLEGITVDGASRAQSPGAGAGAGAGRLPPPPGGFARGLMKQPSRLASGVRQFASRVSMKVPEGVAGMRPGRMTRMQSSAQMGLRGLRFLDKTSGGKEGWKAVERRFDDMAKGSGRLQKESFGKCIGMGDSKEFAGELFVALARRRSLEPEDGITKEQLKEFWEEMTDQNFDSRLRIFFDMCDKNGDGMLTEDEVKEVIILSASANKLAKLKGHAATYASLIMEELDPDDRGYIEIWQLETLLRGMVSAQAPEKLKRTTSSLARTMIPSRYRNPLKRHLSKTVDFIHENWKRIWLVTLWLVVNVALFVYKFEQYKRRTAFQVMGYCVCVAKGAAEILKLNMALILLPVCRNTLTTLRSTALSHVIPFDDNINFHKVIALSIAIATAIHTLAHVTCDFPRLISCPTDKFMATLGSNFHYKQPTYLGLLESTPGVNGNLMIIIMSFSFKLATHSFRRSVVKLPSPLHHLAGFNAFWYAHHLLVLAYVLLVVHSYFIFLTREWYKKTTWMYLIVPVLFYACERVIRKFRENNYHAGIVRAAIYPGDVLSIHMKKPQGFKYKSGMYLFVKCPEVSPFEWHPFSITSAPGDDYLSVHIRTLGDWTSELRMLFGKACQAQVTSKKATLTRLETTVVADAQTEDTRFPKVYIDGPYGAPAQNYRKYDILLLIGLGIGATPFISILKDMLNNLKSNEEVGSIHGSEIGSFKNNGPGRAYFYWVTREQGSFEWFKGVMNEVAGSDHSNVIEMHNYLTSVYEEGDARSALIAMVQSLQRAKNGVDIVSGSKIRTHFARPNWRKVFCDLASAHKNSRIGVFYCGSPTLTKQLKDLSKEFSQTTTTRFHFHKENF, translated from the exons ATGGCGGGGTACGGGGACCGGCGATCGCCGCCGCTGGAGGGCATCACCGTCGACGGGGCCAGCAGGGCCCAATCGCCCGGGGCGggtgcgggggcgggggcggggaggctgccgccgccgccaggaGGCTTCGCGCGCGGGCTCATGAAGCAGCCGTCGCGGCTGGCGTCCGGGGTGCGGCAGTTCGCTTCGCGTGTGTCGATGAAGGTGCCCGAGGGCGTGGCCGGGATGCGGCCGGGACGGATGACGCGGATGCAGTCTAGCGCGCAGATGGGGCTCCGTGGCTTGCGCTTCCTCGACAAGACCTCCGGCGGCAAGGAGGGATGGAAGGCCGTCGAGCGCCGCTTCGACGACATGGCCAAGGGCAGCGGACGACTCCAGAAGGAGAGCTTCGGCAAGTGCATCG GCATGGGGGACTCCAAGGAGTTTGCCGGCGAGCTGTTCGTGGCGCTGGCGCGGAGGCGGAGCCTGGAGCCGGAGGATGGCATCACCAAAGAGCAGCTCAAGGAGTTCTGGGAGGAGATGACCGACCAGAACTTCGACTCGCGGCTGCGCATTTTCTTTGACAT GTGCGACAAGAACGGCGATGGGATGCTCACGGAAGATGAGGTCAAAGAG GTTATTATACTGAGCGCGTCAGCGAACAAGCTAGCCAAGCTGAAGGGTCACGCCGCGACCTACGCGTCCCTGATCATGGAAGAGCTCGACCCGGACGACCGCGGCTACATTGAG ATTTGGCAACTGGAGACGTTGCTCCGGGGCATGGTGAGCGCGCAGGCTCCCGAGAAGCTGAAGCGGACGACGTCGAGCCTGGCGCGGACGATGATCCCGTCGCGGTACCGGAACCCGCTGAAGCGGCACCTGTCCAAGACGGTGGACTTCATCCACGAGAACTGGAAGCGGATATGGCTCGTGACGCTGTGGCTGGTCGTCAACGTCGCCCTGTTCGTGTACAAGTTCGAGCAGTACAAGCGCCGAACCGCGTTCCAGGTGATGGGCTACTGCGTCTGCGTCGCCAAGGGTGCCGCTGAGATCCTCAAGCTCAACATGGCTCTCATCCTGCTGCCCGTCTGCCGGAATACGCTGACGACGCTCAGGTCCACCGCGCTCAGCCATGTCATACCCTTCGATGACAACATCAACTTCCACAAGGTCATCGCGCTGTCCATCGCGATCGCCACAGCGATCCACACGCTCGCACACGTGACCTGCGACTTCCCAAGGCTGATCAGCTGCCCGACGGACAAGTTCATGGCCACCTTGGGGTCCAACTTCCACTACAAGCAGCCGACTTACCTGGGCTTGCTGGAgagcacacccggggttaccggAATCCTCATGATCATCATAATGTCCTTCTCCTTCACGCTGGCAACACATTCCTTCAGGCGGAGTGTGGTGAAGCTGCCATCGCCGCTACACCACCTTGCCGGTTTCAATGCCTTCTGGTACGCTCACCACCTGCTGGTCCTTGCGTATGTCCTGCTGGTGGTGCACTCCTACTTCATATTCCTCACCAGGGAGTGGTACAAGAAGACG ACATGGATGTACCTGATTGTCCCTGTCCTCTTCTATGCCTGTGAAAGAGTCATCAGGAAATTTCGTGAGAACAACTACCATGCGGGAATTGTGAGG GCAGCAATTTATCCGGGAGATGTGCTCTCTATTCACATGAAGAAGCCACAGGGTTTCAAGTACAAGAGTGGGATGTATCTGTTTGTTAAATGCCCAGAAGTCTCGCCCTTCGAGTG GCACCCCTTCTCTATAACTTCGGCACCAGGCGATGACTACTTGAGTGTGCATATCCGTACGCTGGGTGACTGGACATCCGAACTGCGGATGCTTTTTGGGAAG GCTTGCCAGGCACAAGTAACTTCCAAGAAGGCTACCCTTACAAGACTTGAAACTACAGTTGTGGCAGACGCCCAGACAGAGGACACTAG GTTTCCCAAGGTCTACATAGACGGGCCATACGGTGCACCAGCACAAAATTACAGGAAATATGACATTCTTCTGCTTATTGGCCTTGGAATAGGAGCAACTCCTTTCATCAGCatactgaaggatatgttgaacaACCTAAAATCCAACGAA GAGGTGGAAAGCATCCACGGCTCTGAGATAGGCAGCTTCAAGAACAATGGTCCAGGAAGGGCTTACTTCTACTGGGTCACCAGAGAGCAAGGATCTTTCGAATGGTTCAAAGGAGTCATGAATGAGGTTGCAGGGAGCGATCACAGC AATGTTATAGAGATGCACAATTACCTGACCAGCGTGTATGAAGAAGGTGACGCAAGGTCAGCTCTGATTGCCATGGTACAGTCACTTCAGCGTGCTAAAAACGGCGTGGATATCGTCTCCGGCAGCAAG ATTCGAACACATTTTGCAAGACCAAACTGGAGGAAGGTATTCTGTGATTTGGCCAGCGCACACAAGAACTCTCGCATAG GAGTTTTCTATTGTGGATCTCCGACGCTCACAAAACAACTGAAGGATCTTTCGAAAGAATTCAGCCAGACAACCACAACCCGGTTCCATTTCCACAAAGAGAACTTCTGA